The following coding sequences are from one Funiculus sociatus GB2-C1 window:
- a CDS encoding DNA-methyltransferase produces the protein MILESPLYTTNYGAAYIGDSLELLDCIEPDSIDLVITSPPFALLREKSYGNVDQEAYIDWLFAFCKKVYCILAPQGSFVLDLGGAYQSKRPVRSLYNYRILIKLCDELDFRLAEEFFWYNPSKLPSPIEWVNKRKIRAKDAVNTVWWLSKTDNPKANVSKVLVPYSERMKKLHENPEKYYKPKERPSGHDIGTSFATNNGGAIPSNLLQIPNTESNSRYIQLCKAVGIPAHPARFPQKLPLFFINFLTELGDTVLDIFAGSNTTGFAAETVQRRWIAFEQNPSYLAASAFRFLDANENNDAAAKLFEKLLRRQEKIKITPSETQLHHSFI, from the coding sequence ATGATTTTAGAAAGTCCTTTATATACTACAAACTATGGCGCTGCTTATATTGGCGATTCGCTGGAATTACTAGATTGCATTGAACCTGATTCAATTGACTTAGTAATTACTTCTCCCCCATTTGCGCTGCTACGCGAAAAGAGTTATGGCAATGTTGATCAAGAAGCTTATATAGATTGGCTGTTTGCTTTCTGTAAAAAGGTGTATTGCATTCTAGCACCGCAGGGAAGTTTTGTACTCGATCTTGGTGGAGCATACCAAAGTAAACGTCCAGTGCGATCGCTATATAACTATCGTATCTTAATTAAACTATGCGACGAGCTGGATTTTCGTCTAGCTGAAGAGTTTTTTTGGTACAATCCTTCCAAGTTGCCTTCGCCGATTGAATGGGTTAATAAACGTAAAATTCGAGCTAAAGATGCTGTTAATACTGTTTGGTGGTTGTCTAAAACTGACAATCCTAAAGCTAATGTGAGTAAGGTTCTGGTTCCTTACTCCGAACGAATGAAAAAGCTGCATGAAAATCCTGAAAAATATTACAAACCAAAAGAACGTCCATCAGGTCACGATATTGGAACAAGTTTTGCTACTAATAATGGTGGTGCTATACCTTCCAATTTGTTGCAAATTCCCAATACTGAAAGCAATTCTCGATACATTCAGCTATGTAAGGCGGTGGGAATTCCTGCACATCCGGCTCGCTTCCCTCAAAAACTACCGCTATTTTTTATCAACTTTTTAACAGAACTAGGAGATACAGTTTTGGATATTTTCGCCGGATCTAATACTACTGGATTTGCTGCTGAAACTGTGCAACGCCGCTGGATTGCCTTTGAGCAAAATCCCTCTTATTTAGCTGCTTCTGCTTTTCGATTTCTAGATGCTAACGAAAATAATGATGCAGCTGCAAAACTATTTGAAAAGCTTCTGAGAAGGCAAGAAAAAATCAAAATTACACCCTCTGAAACCCAGCTTCACCACAGTTTTATATAA
- a CDS encoding YbjN domain-containing protein produces the protein MTTNTEKYQLNNELTLRASTITPLTLHAIALSLTKQDDQLIECRFTLIVNPELYQRIDTEALFNLKPEVRGSFSAGKFQPELDIKIEISLKPDSLPHLVEHAADANEVANYILNLSGEQPDHPLLYTENWLGLSVKQQQESGETGYSTFWAYINPSALANGETSSEEIGNAIANFFKEWTEANLSEMTQNATSDILEGIVDFFQEMADVTIDAIAQVATSSGEIFEEMVNFFKEDEWPFYQIKGEPVLQMAFQGENGKLTCYAKVREKQEQFVFYSVCPVNAPENKRMAIAEFITRANSGTIVGNFELDFADGEIRYKTSIDVEGDRLTSALIKQMVYANVTMMDEYLPGIMSVIYSDVSPADAIAQIEE, from the coding sequence ATGACGACAAATACAGAAAAATATCAACTGAACAACGAACTAACTTTACGTGCTAGCACTATTACGCCCCTCACCCTTCATGCGATCGCCCTTTCCCTAACCAAACAAGACGACCAACTCATCGAGTGTCGTTTCACCTTAATAGTCAACCCAGAACTCTACCAACGCATCGACACTGAGGCACTATTTAATCTTAAGCCGGAAGTACGCGGCTCTTTCTCTGCTGGAAAATTCCAACCCGAACTAGATATCAAAATTGAAATTAGTTTAAAACCCGATTCACTACCGCATCTAGTAGAACACGCCGCAGATGCTAACGAAGTGGCAAACTATATCCTAAATCTTAGCGGGGAACAGCCAGACCACCCGCTACTATATACCGAGAATTGGTTGGGGTTATCTGTTAAGCAGCAACAGGAATCAGGCGAAACTGGCTACAGTACATTCTGGGCTTATATTAATCCATCTGCTCTGGCAAATGGTGAAACTTCCAGCGAAGAAATTGGGAATGCGATCGCTAACTTCTTCAAAGAGTGGACAGAAGCCAATCTGTCGGAAATGACTCAAAATGCCACGAGTGACATCCTTGAGGGAATTGTCGATTTCTTCCAAGAAATGGCTGATGTTACTATAGATGCGATCGCCCAAGTTGCAACTTCTAGCGGAGAAATCTTTGAGGAAATGGTCAATTTCTTCAAAGAGGATGAATGGCCTTTTTACCAGATTAAAGGAGAGCCAGTTTTACAGATGGCTTTCCAAGGTGAAAATGGCAAATTGACTTGCTACGCCAAGGTAAGAGAGAAACAAGAGCAATTTGTTTTTTACTCAGTTTGCCCAGTAAACGCCCCAGAAAACAAGCGAATGGCGATCGCAGAGTTCATCACTAGAGCAAATTCTGGCACGATAGTTGGCAACTTTGAGCTAGACTTTGCCGATGGGGAAATTCGCTACAAAACAAGTATAGATGTTGAAGGCGATCGCCTCACTTCAGCACTAATCAAACAGATGGTTTATGCCAACGTGACGATGATGGATGAATACCTGCCAGGGATTATGTCTGTTATCTATAGTGATGTATCGCCAGCGGATGCGATCGCGCAAATAGAAGAGTAA
- a CDS encoding ABC transporter transmembrane domain-containing protein, translated as MARKQSLNRSPKTHPFKRLFEYGHNYRDAIRQATVCSILNKLFDLAPPALIGLAVDVVVQKDTSLIAKFGIKDVFGQLVVITFLSFIIWGLESIFEYAYALLWRNLAQNIQHDLRLDAYSHIQELELAYFEERSTGGLMSILSDDINQLERFLDAGANDLIQVATTVVIIGGAFFILAPSVAWMAMLPIPFILWGSIAFQHRLAPRYADVREKVSLLNSRLSNNLSGITTIKSFVTEKYETNRIAEESEAYRQSNRSAIALSSAFVPLIRIIILIGFTATLLIGGMDAANGRLSVGTYSVLVFLTQRLLWPLTRLGETLDQYQRAMASTNRVMNLLDTPIAIHSGHVSLPVASVRGEVELQNVTFAYNGRNPVIKNLSLHIPAGKTIAIVGSTGSGKSTLVKLLLRLYEIKSGTITLDGIELRDLKFRDLRSCIGLVSQDVFLFHGTVAENIAYGSPDATEAEVIEAAKIAEAHDFIMQLPESYDTIVGERGQKLSGGQRQRIAIARAVLKNPPILILDEATSAVDNETEAAIQRSLERITANRTTIAIAHRLSTVRNADCIYVMEYGKLVEQGRHEQLLAKRGIYASLWKVQTGIKSEIT; from the coding sequence TTGGCTCGTAAACAATCCCTAAATCGGTCGCCTAAGACGCATCCCTTCAAGCGTCTGTTTGAATATGGACACAACTATCGCGATGCTATTAGGCAAGCAACTGTCTGTTCAATTCTCAATAAACTTTTTGACTTAGCACCACCCGCATTAATCGGTTTAGCAGTGGATGTGGTAGTTCAAAAAGATACTTCTCTGATTGCTAAATTCGGCATAAAAGATGTCTTTGGGCAACTTGTAGTAATTACCTTTCTCAGCTTCATTATTTGGGGGCTGGAATCTATTTTTGAGTATGCTTATGCTCTGCTTTGGCGCAATTTGGCTCAGAATATTCAGCATGACTTACGCCTTGATGCTTACAGCCATATTCAGGAACTGGAATTAGCCTACTTTGAAGAACGCAGCACTGGCGGTTTGATGTCTATCCTCAGCGATGATATCAATCAATTAGAGCGTTTTTTGGATGCTGGAGCTAACGATCTGATCCAGGTTGCCACAACAGTTGTAATTATTGGCGGTGCCTTCTTTATTTTGGCTCCTAGTGTAGCTTGGATGGCAATGTTGCCAATACCATTTATTCTCTGGGGTTCGATTGCTTTTCAGCATCGCCTTGCTCCTCGCTATGCTGATGTTCGGGAAAAGGTAAGTCTGCTCAACAGTCGCTTATCGAATAATTTGAGCGGGATAACAACGATTAAAAGTTTTGTCACAGAGAAATATGAAACTAACAGGATAGCAGAAGAAAGTGAGGCTTATCGGCAAAGTAACAGGAGCGCGATCGCTCTCAGTTCTGCCTTTGTTCCTTTGATTCGCATTATTATCTTAATCGGCTTTACAGCAACGTTGCTAATCGGAGGTATGGATGCCGCAAATGGCAGACTTTCTGTAGGTACTTACAGTGTATTAGTATTCCTAACACAACGGTTGCTCTGGCCTTTAACAAGATTGGGTGAAACTCTCGATCAGTATCAACGAGCAATGGCTTCCACAAACCGAGTCATGAATCTGCTTGATACACCGATTGCGATTCATTCTGGACACGTTTCCTTACCCGTTGCTTCAGTGCGCGGCGAAGTGGAATTACAGAATGTCACTTTTGCTTATAACGGGCGAAATCCAGTTATTAAAAATCTCTCTTTACACATTCCGGCGGGAAAGACAATTGCCATAGTGGGTTCTACTGGTTCGGGTAAGAGTACCCTGGTAAAACTGTTACTGAGATTGTACGAAATTAAATCGGGAACTATTACCTTAGATGGGATTGAATTGCGTGATTTAAAATTCAGAGATTTGCGCTCTTGCATCGGGTTAGTGAGCCAAGATGTCTTCTTATTTCATGGTACAGTAGCAGAAAATATCGCCTACGGTAGTCCCGATGCTACTGAAGCTGAAGTAATAGAAGCTGCTAAAATTGCCGAGGCGCACGATTTTATCATGCAGCTTCCCGAAAGCTACGACACAATTGTAGGTGAGCGAGGTCAGAAATTATCTGGCGGACAAAGACAGCGGATTGCGATCGCGCGTGCGGTGTTGAAAAATCCACCGATTCTGATTCTCGATGAGGCTACCTCCGCCGTAGACAATGAGACAGAAGCAGCCATTCAGCGATCGCTAGAACGAATTACCGCCAATCGCACCACGATCGCGATCGCTCATCGTCTCTCCACTGTCCGCAATGCTGATTGTATTTATGTGATGGAATACGGCAAATTAGTAGAACAAGGACGACACGAACAACTATTAGCTAAACGGGGAATTTATGCCAGTCTTTGGAAAGTACAGACAGGTATTAAAAGCGAAATAACTTAA
- a CDS encoding pentapeptide repeat-containing protein, producing the protein MLNFTTENLYRTCTEFLEQNPEKRLLILKDLGIARYADFLTQMPLTEANVACVMRFFKDTSRVKFPNLRGADLSGLNLDGVNFIRGDLSGANLRGSRLLEADLLFANFAGADLRNADLRGATLNETIWTNALLEGCNFGTGIGLTNEQRRYLKICGANFND; encoded by the coding sequence ATGCTAAATTTTACAACTGAAAACCTCTACCGCACCTGCACCGAATTTCTTGAACAAAATCCTGAAAAACGGTTGCTGATACTCAAAGACCTTGGTATAGCGCGTTACGCCGATTTCTTAACCCAAATGCCATTAACTGAGGCAAATGTAGCTTGTGTAATGCGTTTTTTCAAAGATACAAGTCGGGTCAAATTTCCTAATCTTAGGGGAGCAGATTTATCTGGTTTAAATTTGGACGGCGTTAACTTTATCCGGGGAGATTTATCAGGAGCCAATTTAAGGGGAAGTCGTTTATTAGAAGCCGATTTGTTATTTGCCAATTTCGCTGGCGCAGACTTGAGAAATGCAGATTTGAGGGGTGCAACTCTGAATGAAACTATATGGACAAATGCTTTATTAGAGGGGTGCAACTTTGGCACAGGGATTGGGTTAACCAACGAACAGCGCAGATATTTAAAAATTTGCGGTGCTAATTTCAACGATTAA
- a CDS encoding Uma2 family endonuclease produces the protein MMVNVSKGTKLTLQEFLALPEGDVIYEFVDGQAVPKVSPKYFHSALQSALWVLIGAWCRGRGRIVLEWAVLLQRNGQDWAPVPDLTYISYERLPASWKRNEACPAIPEWVIEIISPEQTIKQFEDKAKDYFAAGISRVWVVDPEPMNIRVFLPDGRIQAYTDTMPIVDTLLPGLELTTRQIFEQAELI, from the coding sequence ATGATGGTCAATGTAAGCAAGGGAACCAAACTCACATTACAGGAATTTTTGGCTTTACCAGAAGGAGATGTAATATATGAGTTTGTAGATGGTCAAGCAGTCCCTAAAGTGTCTCCAAAATATTTCCATTCGGCTTTACAATCAGCTTTATGGGTTCTCATCGGAGCGTGGTGTAGAGGACGCGGACGAATCGTTCTAGAATGGGCAGTGCTGTTGCAGCGTAATGGTCAGGATTGGGCACCTGTACCCGATTTAACGTACATTTCCTATGAACGCTTACCCGCAAGTTGGAAGCGTAATGAAGCTTGTCCTGCCATTCCTGAATGGGTAATAGAGATTATTTCGCCAGAGCAAACTATCAAACAATTTGAAGATAAGGCTAAAGATTATTTTGCGGCTGGTATTTCCAGAGTGTGGGTTGTAGATCCTGAACCTATGAATATTAGGGTATTTTTACCAGATGGAAGAATTCAAGCCTACACAGATACTATGCCGATTGTGGATACACTGCTTCCAGGGTTAGAACTAACAACAAGACAGATTTTTGAACAAGCAGAATTGATTTGA
- a CDS encoding WG repeat-containing protein → MLYPVVKDLKYGFINSDGELIVEPIYDLVGRFSEDRCIVEISTDIESSIQKYINSDGQEIISPTRLQGYINSSGQEIIPLRHTPFCSSFSEGLAQYADISEKVGFIDQAGEFKISPQFNIDYEGEVSLGFSEGVAAVATEEGWTYINKEGEELFDVRFETAKRFQEGYALVSQLLKASQTESFFFIDKNGQRLETVPCKINANTHGFRNGLCPVILPTEVHEAEDNRIGFIKTNGDLAFEERFAYSSGFHEGLCIVKKTGSNFGVINTKGEWVIEPLYEEIGSFNYGIAPFRQNKKWGLLTSQGEVILSPEFLFIDSFVGYLPPPDHYHNHEIRKLTTAMIAGQGKKRKGAKQVYINRAGEIVSPFDISPS, encoded by the coding sequence ATGCTTTATCCAGTAGTCAAAGACCTAAAATATGGATTTATTAATTCAGACGGAGAATTGATAGTAGAACCTATTTATGATCTTGTAGGACGCTTCTCTGAAGATCGCTGCATAGTGGAAATATCTACAGACATCGAATCCAGCATCCAAAAGTATATCAACTCCGATGGTCAAGAAATTATATCTCCAACTAGGCTCCAAGGGTATATCAACTCCAGCGGTCAAGAAATTATTCCTTTAAGGCATACTCCATTCTGTTCATCTTTCAGTGAGGGACTTGCCCAGTATGCGGATATCAGTGAAAAAGTTGGCTTTATCGACCAAGCGGGAGAATTTAAAATTTCGCCTCAATTTAACATAGACTACGAGGGAGAAGTCAGCTTAGGATTTAGCGAAGGAGTAGCTGCTGTTGCGACGGAAGAGGGATGGACTTACATCAATAAAGAGGGAGAAGAACTGTTTGACGTTCGATTTGAAACAGCAAAACGCTTCCAAGAGGGGTATGCCTTGGTTAGTCAGCTCCTGAAAGCATCTCAAACAGAAAGTTTCTTCTTTATTGATAAAAATGGTCAACGGCTAGAAACAGTACCCTGTAAAATTAATGCCAACACTCATGGATTTAGAAACGGACTCTGTCCGGTTATTCTTCCTACAGAAGTCCACGAAGCTGAAGATAACCGAATAGGTTTTATCAAAACAAATGGAGACCTCGCCTTTGAAGAAAGATTTGCCTATTCTTCGGGTTTTCATGAAGGTTTATGCATTGTCAAGAAAACGGGTTCTAACTTTGGGGTCATCAATACGAAAGGAGAATGGGTAATTGAACCATTGTACGAGGAGATCGGCTCATTTAATTATGGAATTGCTCCTTTTCGACAAAATAAAAAATGGGGGTTGTTAACCTCTCAAGGAGAGGTGATACTCTCTCCCGAATTTTTATTTATTGATAGCTTCGTGGGATATCTTCCACCTCCGGATCATTATCACAACCATGAGATTCGGAAACTTACTACAGCGATGATTGCAGGGCAGGGAAAAAAAAGAAAAGGCGCAAAACAAGTTTACATTAATCGAGCAGGAGAGATTGTGAGTCCATTTGATATTTCTCCTAGCTGA
- a CDS encoding TenA family transcriptional regulator: MTLTCQQLLQKHTQAWQEATVHPFLVQCKLGTIQQKQFNTWLVQDYLFVVDFTRMVGRILANAPSQHFDVILGGLVALKDELNWFKEKAALQKLDLDTQKQLTCSEYCDYMNSLAAMPYPVQATAFWAIELAYNQGWQLPGVMPEPYTEFADRWGNPGFTNYVKLLEQQADQGLQTASESIQHQAEEAFLKVARLEKDFWQMAFNAA; encoded by the coding sequence ATGACCTTGACTTGTCAACAACTTCTGCAAAAACATACTCAAGCGTGGCAAGAAGCTACGGTGCATCCCTTCCTCGTGCAATGCAAATTAGGAACTATTCAGCAGAAACAATTCAATACATGGTTGGTGCAAGATTATCTCTTTGTTGTGGATTTCACCCGAATGGTAGGGAGAATATTAGCTAACGCGCCTTCACAACATTTTGATGTAATTTTGGGCGGATTAGTAGCACTGAAAGATGAACTTAACTGGTTTAAGGAAAAAGCTGCTCTGCAAAAGCTAGATTTAGATACCCAAAAACAACTAACTTGCTCAGAATACTGTGACTACATGAACAGCCTTGCTGCAATGCCATACCCAGTTCAAGCGACTGCTTTTTGGGCAATTGAATTAGCATATAATCAAGGTTGGCAGTTGCCTGGGGTGATGCCAGAACCCTACACTGAATTTGCAGACAGATGGGGAAATCCTGGTTTTACAAACTATGTAAAACTTTTGGAACAGCAAGCTGATCAGGGGCTACAAACTGCATCAGAAAGCATTCAACATCAAGCAGAAGAAGCATTTCTAAAAGTAGCAAGATTGGAAAAAGATTTTTGGCAGATGGCGTTTAATGCAGCATAG
- a CDS encoding GlsB/YeaQ/YmgE family stress response membrane protein has protein sequence MTPVEILVLLVIAAICGSTGQALVGYSAGGCLLSIVVGIIGAYIGLWVANEFDLPVIFALNIGGKPFPIIWSIIGSAIFAAILGFVNRLTQNNRR, from the coding sequence ATGACACCAGTAGAGATTCTTGTGTTACTGGTGATTGCCGCGATTTGCGGCAGCACTGGGCAAGCGTTGGTTGGTTACTCGGCAGGAGGTTGCCTACTTTCGATAGTAGTTGGAATTATCGGTGCATACATAGGACTCTGGGTTGCCAATGAGTTTGATCTTCCTGTGATATTTGCTCTCAATATTGGAGGTAAGCCCTTCCCCATTATCTGGTCAATTATTGGCTCAGCTATCTTTGCAGCCATTCTAGGTTTTGTAAATCGGTTAACTCAAAATAATCGGCGATGA